Proteins encoded in a region of the Benincasa hispida cultivar B227 chromosome 2, ASM972705v1, whole genome shotgun sequence genome:
- the LOC120072246 gene encoding protein DMP9-like, with protein MDEQTLTTDEDLGIKIYTATPPIDSSSPYTDHPTGGSRKRRAMAKGMQKTLSKTSMLVNFLPTGTLLTFEMLLPSVSGKGECTAVNTMMINLLLGLCALSCFLFHFTDSFKGGDGKVYYGIVTPRGLAVFKTGLTEVEVPNEERFKVGFTDFVHAAMSVMVFMAIAFSDHRVTNCLFPGHVADMEEVMESFPLMVGTICSALFLVFPNTRYGIGCMAN; from the coding sequence atGGATGAACAGACACTAACCACCGATGAAGATCTCGGAATCAAAATCTACACAGCCACACCGCCGATCGACTCGTCCTCCCCCTACACAGACCACCCCACCGGCGGCAGCCGAAAAAGACGAGCAATGGCAAAAGGAATGCAAAAAACACTCTCGAAAACCTCAATGCTAGTGAACTTCCTTCCAACCGGCACTCTCCTAACATTCGAAATGCTGCTGCCGTCAGTTTCCGGGAAGGGTGAGTGCACGGCGGTGAACACCATGATGATAAACCTTCTCCTTGGCCTATGCGCTTTATCATGCTTCTTGTTTCACTTTACGGACAGTTTCAAAGGCGGCGACGGCAAAGTTTATTACGGGATCGTGACGCCGCGGGGGCTGGCGGTGTTCAAGACGGGGCTGACGGAGGTGGAAGTGCCGAATGAGGAGAGGTTTAAAGTGGGGTTCACGGATTTTGTTCACGCCGCTATGTCTGTTATGGTTTTCATGGCGATTGCGTTTTCGGATCATAGAGTCACGAATTGTTTATTTCCAGGACACGTGGCGGATATGGAAGAAGTTATGGAAAGCTTTCCTTTGATGGTGGGGACCATTTGTAGTGCTCTCTTCTTGGTGTTTCCTAATACTAGATATGGCATTGGTTGCATGGCCAATTGA
- the LOC120071661 gene encoding class V chitinase-like: MGSTIINLFFSFIVLLQLHSSAGQSSGMKGIYWFSGSGFPVSDIDSSLFTHIFCAFADLAPNTFQVTISPSNSAKFKTFTQTVQRKNPNVKTLLSIGGGGANADTFAAMASQPDSRKSFISSSISLARSNGFLGLDLDWEYPSNQNQISSFSTLCTEWRAAAEKESQSSGKPRLLLSAAVFRSSNYYGLPLPASVLATKLDWINVMCYDFYGPGWSPNSTAPPAALFGSAGQVNCDAGITSWIQSGFPASKIVLGIPFYGWAWRLVNQNNNGLYAPANGAATGAGIDDGAITYKGINAFKENNRVNSVYNGMVVTNYVSSGTTWIGYDDKQSVAAKVAYAKKKGLFGYFAWQVGADDNWTLSRTASTTWSG, from the exons ATGGGTTCCACAATAATCAatctattcttttctttcatcgTCCTTCTCCAACTTCACTCCTCCGCCGGACAGAGCAGCGGAATGAAGGGCATTTACTGGTTTTCCGGTTCTGGATTTCCGGTGTCCGACATAGATTCCAGTCTGTTCACCCATATCTTTTGTGCCTTCGCCGATCTCGCTCCAAACACTTTCCAAGTCACCATTTCACCTTCAAACTCTGCAAAATTCAAAACCTTCACTCAAACCGTTCAACGCAAAAATCCCAATGTCAAAACGCTCTTATCCATCGGTGGCGGTGGTGCCAACGCCGATACTTTCGCCGCCATGGCCAGCCAGCCCGATTCCCGCAAATCCTTCATCAGTTCATCCATTTCCTTAGCCCGATCCAACGGTTTCTTAGGCCTCGATCTCGATTGGGAATACCCATCAAACCAAAACCAAATCTCATCGTTTTCCACTCTCTGTACAGAGTGGCGCGCCGCCGCGGAGAAAGAATCCCAATCCTCCGGCAAACCCCGGTTGCTTCTCTCTGCCGCCGTTTTCCGGTCGTCTAATTATTACGGATTGCCATTACCTGCGTCAGTTCTAGCCACAAAATTGGATTGGATCAACGTCATGTGCTACGATTTCTACGGCCCTGGCTGGTCGCCGAACTCGACAGCGCCGCCAGCAGCTCTGTTTGGGTCCGCCGGGCAGGTGAATTGTGACGCCGGTATAACGTCGTGGATTCAGTCAGGATTCCCAGCGAGTAAAATAGTGTTGGGAATTCCGTTTTATGGGTGGGCGTGGCGGTTGGTGAACCAGAATAATAATGGGTTGTATGCTCCGGCGAACGGAGCAGCGACGGGAGCAGGAATTGACGACGGAGCGATAACATATAAGGGGATAAACGCGTTTAAAGAGAATAACAGAGTAAATTCGGTGTATAATGGGATGGTTGTTACGAATTATGTCAGTTCAGGAACGACATGGATTGGGTATGATGATAAACAGAGTGTTGCGGCGAAGGTTGCTTATGCAAAGAAGAAAGGACTGTTTGGTTATTTTGCTTGGCAAGTTGGGGCAGATGATAATTGGACTCTTTCTCGAACAG CTTCAACAACATGGTCCGGATAA